The DNA region GCACGGTAAAATCGCATAATTCAGGCGCGTCCGCGACATTGACCAGGGCGCCTTTGGCCCGCCCTTCCTCGGCCGCCTGCCGGTTAACGTCCGGGTCATCAGTGGCGCAAATGACGATAAAAAAATTTTCGATGGCTCCCGGCCAATATGGACGCTCTATATGGGTAATCTGCCCGGCCGCAGCCAGCGCGGCGAGCTCAGCCGTTACGGCCGGGCTAACCACAGTCACGGCGGCGCCGGCGGCAAGCAGTGCCAGCACTTTGCGCGCGGCTACGGCCCCGCCGCCGATGACGGCGCACCGCCGACCCGCCAGGTTTAGATTTACGGGATAATAGGGCAAAGCCACCACGTCCTGCGTAAATTGTTAATTATTAAAACATTCGACTATCGCCGCATTTTTCCTTTTTTGCCCTTAGTCGGTTTTACCTTGGGGCGGAACCGGCGGCTGCCGGGACGGAATGCCAAAATAGGCTTCCAACACCCGCCGCACCAGCGGCGCGGCGGCCACCGACCCTTCGCCGCCTTCTTCCACGAGAGCGGCTACGGCGATGGCCGGATTGTCCGCCGGGGCATAACAGGCAAACCACGAATGGGTCGTTTTCCGTCCCGTCTCGGACGACCCGGTTTTACCCGCGACCGGGTAGGGAAAGCCCTGAAACGGCGCGGCCGCCGTTCCCCGGGCGGTAACGGCCGCCAAACCCTGTCTGATAATATTCCACACTTCGGGACGGAGATAAACGGTGTGCAATACCTCGGGCGTAAAAACTTGAACCGGCGTACCGTCCGGAGCCAGAACTTTGTCCACCAGCCGCGGTTTATAGATCACGCCGCCATTGGCCACCGCCATCAGCACCAGAGCCTGCTGCAGCGGCGTGGCGAGATAATACCCCTGGCCGATGGCGGCAATAAGCGTCTCGCCCGGGTACCAGGGCTCGCCGAAATTGGCCTGTTTCCATTCTGCGGTCGGCACAACCCCTTTCGCCTCGCCAGGCAGACCGATCTCCGCCCGCTGCCCGTAGCCGAAAGTAACGGCATAGGCAGCCAGCGTATCCGCCCCCAGCCGGCGGCCAAGCTCATAGAAGACCGGGTCGCTGGACCACGCCAGGGCGTCGACAATGGTCAGCCTGCCCAGCCCCTTAGTATTCCAGCCATAGAACTGCCAGCCATCCAGAACATAAACGCCTTTATCCTCAAAGACTTCCTGCCCGGTGGTCAGACCAGTTTCCAGCGCGGCGGCGGCCGTAACAATTTTAAAGACCGAACCGGGCGGATAAGCGTTTTGAATGGTCCGGTTGGTCAGCGGATTATCCGGATTGTGGATCAGGGCGTTCCAATCGTGGGCACTGATACCGGCGGCAAAGGCATTGGGGTCAAAGGACGGACTGCTGGCCAGCGCCAGCGCCGCGCCGGTCTTGACGTCAAGGACAACTACGGCGCCCCCCTTGGCTGGTTCCCCCAGTTTGCGGCTGGCAGCAATTTGCACTTCCAGCGCTTCCTCGGCCGTCTTTTGCAGATTGGCGTCAAGCGTCAACACCAGGCCGTGTCCCGGGGTAGGCGGCTTAGTGCCCAGTACGGCCACTTCCTCGCCGGCGGCATTGACTTCCACCTGGCGGCCGCCGTCCTCGCCGCGCAGTGTTTCTTCCCAGACCAGTTCGAGTCCGTCCTTCCCGATGAGGTCGGTCATGCTGTAGCCCTTATTCCGCCGGGCTTCATATTCTTCGGCGCTGATCCGCCCCACATACCCGAGCAGATGGGCGGCCAACCTGTTATAAACGTAATGTCGGACCGGGATGGCCTCAATAAAGACCCCCGGCAGATAATATTTACGTTCTTTGATTTTGGCAACAGTGGCTTCATCCACGTCCCGTTTAATCCGCACCGGCGAGTAGGGAGTGTCCTGACTGTCGGCCAGCAGCTTCGCGATTTCGCTTGCGCTTACGCCGGTCAGCTCGGCCAAGAGCGGCGTGGCAACCTGCTCATTGGTATACTCGGCCGGGATGATGGAAACGGCAAAGCTGGGCCGGTTAGCGACCAAGACGGCGCCATTGCGGTCATAGATCGTGCCGCGCGGCGCCTGGGCCGTGATTTGACGGATGCGGTTTTGATCAGCGATTTTTTTATACTGTGCGCCCTGCACAAGCTGCAGCCAGGCCAGGCGCAGCACCAGGCCGCCAATAACGGCGATAATGATGAAAGTTAAGACCCGCATACGGCGCGACAGCTCGATATCATACATTTGGCGATATCTCCTCGGACAAAAAGTTGGCGACGCGTGGGTAGTCACAGGTTATTATGGCATAAAGCGACAAAAAAAATAGCCCTTGCGGGCTGTTAAATGAGGGGTGTATTTAACGTGTGTGAAAATTATAACATGATTTTTCGCCTGAACGCAAGCAGTTTTTGCGAAAAAAATCACTTTTTGCCATAAAAAAAGCGCTGGCGCACCTCGTTTTCAGGATAGGACGCAAAGGGTATACCGGGCGCGACGCATGTCGCGCCAAAAAACGTCCTTTGCGCAACTTTCGCGCTCTTTGTGCACTTCGCGGTTAAAAACTTATACTTTCTAATATAAAAAAATTCGGCCCATTGAGTAAAACCTTGGGCCGGCTACCGCTTATTTTTCAACATAATCCTTGCCTACCAGCACGGTGACCTGGTCGGCCTTGGCGTCGTTTTTGGTGACATGCAGCACATATTTGAAGGGTAAGCTGGTCAACTTGCCCACCACCGCGTTGTCGGTCGTGTAGGAAGTAACGACGGTGTTGGGGGCCGTTTGGCCCGCCGTGGCAATTCCCAACACATCAAATCCCTGACTGCGCAGCACGGCGGCCACCTTGGTGCCCGCGTCCGGCGCGCCGCTGGCATTGACAATCTGGACCTTTAGTTTGGCCGGTGCCGGCGGTTTGGTCGGCTGACCGGACGGCGCGCTCTTTTCCGGCTGTTTTTCCGGCGTCTGCGCCGGCGACACCGCCGCCTGTCTGGGGGGCTGCACCGTTTTTGGCACTTCTACCACTTTCATTTCCCGCGGGATGGACGCTTCATATTCGGCCGCCAGCCGTTTCGCCGCCGCCAGATATTTGTCATCCATGACTATGCCTTGCACCTGGGCGACGTGTTCGCGCAAGGCCACGATATCGGGAAGCCAATAGCTGATGTCATCAATATAGGCCGGCTTGCCGGGCACAATGTCGGTCTTGAGCCCGTGCTTGGCGGCGTCATTGAGGAGCTTAGCCAAGTTAAGCATTTCCGCAGTCGTCATGTCGGTCTTAATGACGGAGTTAACTTCCCGAATAATTGACGGCACGCGGGTAATAACCAAAGGTGACGTAACTTCGTTCAACATGGCCTTGATAAACTTCTGCTGCCGTTCAATACGGCCTAAGTCCCCCTCCGCGTCGCGGTACCGCACGTATTGGATGGCCGTTTTACCATCCATTCGCTGCACGCCCGGTTTCAGGTCAATGACCAGATTATCATAGGGATCTTCGTAGTACATGCGTTTTTCGACATCAATGGTCACGCCGCCTACGGCGTCGACGATTTTATAGAAACCGGCAAAATTGATAAGCACATAGTAATCGATCGGGATGCCTAAGAGTTCCTCCAGCGTCCGCAGCGTAAGCTGGTGACCGCCCTCGGCGTAGGCGTGATTTATTTTATCCCAGCCGTGCCCCGGAGTCTTAACCCGGGTATCCCGGGGAATAGACAGCAGCGCTACATCCTTGCTGTCCGGATCGACGGAAACCACAAACAGCGTGTCCGAGCGGCCGACATCATCGCTGCGTTCATCGACGCCCAGCACGGCTATGTTGATTTTATGGCTGGCCGCAAGCCCTACCGCCCGCTTGGCCTTATTAAACTTACCGCTAAAATATAGATACGAACCGGTCCCGACAGCCAGCGCGAGAAAGAGCGCCAGCAGTACGAATAAAATCCGCTTCGTCTGCTGTTTGCGCTGGGTGGCGAGCCGTCGTTCCAGACGTGAAGTCATAACCGTTTTCTCCCTTCTGCGGCATTTAATAAACAAGCCCCCGTACAGGGGGCTTAGATTAAGTATAGCAGAATATGGACTTGCCAGTCAAGCCAAGCGGGGATGCTATGTTTCCGGACCGCGAATTGGCATGCCGGGTAGCGGAGTATACGAAAGCACCCTGTTAAATGACCGCGGCAGTCAAGCCCCCGACACGACAGAAAATTTCATCATTCGAATATCCTGCAGCCTTCAGCGGCGTAACCACATCGGCTATCAGGTCAGGCACATATGCTTTCAGGGCTTTAAACCGCCCGGCCAAACAGTAGCTTCCCAGCGCTGCCGGTATCATCACTGTCTCTACTGCGCAAACCGGAACCGTTTGCCTACCGTCGTAACGGATCTCGCCATCTCCTTCAATAACTGTAAAAACGTAAAACCGGCTGCCGTCAGCGGTTTCTTCAACCGCTCCGTCAACGTCATACAATTCAACCGCAAAATGCTGCTGAGCAACCAGGTAGGTTTTGGCAGATCCATCGCCGCAGGCAACAACAAGTCCCTCGACCTTGCCCGTTCCATCATGATGACCAAAGTTGGCAACCATAGCGGCTTTATCAATATTAAGCGGCCGTTTGGCGCCGCTCTCGTCGGTTCGGTCATAATCGTAAATTCTGTATGTCATAGTAGAATTTTGCTGAATTTCAGCCACAATAATTCCTTCACCTAAACCATGGATTGTACCGGCCGGTATATAAATGGCGTCTCCGGCAGATACGTCAACATAATTTAACCAGGTTTCTATTTCTTTTGTCTCCACCAGCCGGTAAAGATCGCGCCCGTTAACTCCTGCCTTCAGGTTGTAGACTATTCTGGCTCCCGGCTTCGCCGACAGCACATACCACATTTCACTTTTGCCATAGTCTTCGTTTTCGACCATCCGGGCATACTGATCATTAGGGTGCACCTGAACGGAAAGTCGGTCATTGGCGTCGATCAACTTAACCAGCAGCGGGAATTTTGCTGTCGTTTTCCCTAGCGCTTTATCCCCAAGCGACGCCAAAAATTGAGATAACGGCAAACCTTTGTACTCTCCGTTCGCAATTATGCTTATCCCCTGCGGATGGCACGCTACCTCCCAACTTTCGGCAATTTTCCCGTCCGGCAGCGCTCTTCCCAGCTTTTCTAAGTTACGGCCGCCCCATAAGTAGCTCTTATACATCGGCTCG from Sporolituus thermophilus DSM 23256 includes:
- a CDS encoding precorrin-2 dehydrogenase/sirohydrochlorin ferrochelatase family protein, with the protein product MALPYYPVNLNLAGRRCAVIGGGAVAARKVLALLAAGAAVTVVSPAVTAELAALAAAGQITHIERPYWPGAIENFFIVICATDDPDVNRQAAEEGRAKGALVNVADAPELCDFTVPSQIVRGDLVITVSTGGKSPALARRLRQELEARYGPEYGLYLAMVGRLRDEMKERLATPRARECFWRRALDDEALALVKAGKLHEAEEKIRDAIGGIRAEP
- the mrdA gene encoding penicillin-binding protein 2; the encoded protein is MYDIELSRRMRVLTFIIIAVIGGLVLRLAWLQLVQGAQYKKIADQNRIRQITAQAPRGTIYDRNGAVLVANRPSFAVSIIPAEYTNEQVATPLLAELTGVSASEIAKLLADSQDTPYSPVRIKRDVDEATVAKIKERKYYLPGVFIEAIPVRHYVYNRLAAHLLGYVGRISAEEYEARRNKGYSMTDLIGKDGLELVWEETLRGEDGGRQVEVNAAGEEVAVLGTKPPTPGHGLVLTLDANLQKTAEEALEVQIAASRKLGEPAKGGAVVVLDVKTGAALALASSPSFDPNAFAAGISAHDWNALIHNPDNPLTNRTIQNAYPPGSVFKIVTAAAALETGLTTGQEVFEDKGVYVLDGWQFYGWNTKGLGRLTIVDALAWSSDPVFYELGRRLGADTLAAYAVTFGYGQRAEIGLPGEAKGVVPTAEWKQANFGEPWYPGETLIAAIGQGYYLATPLQQALVLMAVANGGVIYKPRLVDKVLAPDGTPVQVFTPEVLHTVYLRPEVWNIIRQGLAAVTARGTAAAPFQGFPYPVAGKTGSSETGRKTTHSWFACYAPADNPAIAVAALVEEGGEGSVAAAPLVRRVLEAYFGIPSRQPPVPPQGKTD
- a CDS encoding LCP family protein — its product is MTSRLERRLATQRKQQTKRILFVLLALFLALAVGTGSYLYFSGKFNKAKRAVGLAASHKINIAVLGVDERSDDVGRSDTLFVVSVDPDSKDVALLSIPRDTRVKTPGHGWDKINHAYAEGGHQLTLRTLEELLGIPIDYYVLINFAGFYKIVDAVGGVTIDVEKRMYYEDPYDNLVIDLKPGVQRMDGKTAIQYVRYRDAEGDLGRIERQQKFIKAMLNEVTSPLVITRVPSIIREVNSVIKTDMTTAEMLNLAKLLNDAAKHGLKTDIVPGKPAYIDDISYWLPDIVALREHVAQVQGIVMDDKYLAAAKRLAAEYEASIPREMKVVEVPKTVQPPRQAAVSPAQTPEKQPEKSAPSGQPTKPPAPAKLKVQIVNASGAPDAGTKVAAVLRSQGFDVLGIATAGQTAPNTVVTSYTTDNAVVGKLTSLPFKYVLHVTKNDAKADQVTVLVGKDYVEK
- a CDS encoding type I phosphomannose isomerase catalytic subunit, producing the protein MLYPLKFEPMYKSYLWGGRNLEKLGRALPDGKIAESWEVACHPQGISIIANGEYKGLPLSQFLASLGDKALGKTTAKFPLLVKLIDANDRLSVQVHPNDQYARMVENEDYGKSEMWYVLSAKPGARIVYNLKAGVNGRDLYRLVETKEIETWLNYVDVSAGDAIYIPAGTIHGLGEGIIVAEIQQNSTMTYRIYDYDRTDESGAKRPLNIDKAAMVANFGHHDGTGKVEGLVVACGDGSAKTYLVAQQHFAVELYDVDGAVEETADGSRFYVFTVIEGDGEIRYDGRQTVPVCAVETVMIPAALGSYCLAGRFKALKAYVPDLIADVVTPLKAAGYSNDEIFCRVGGLTAAVI